From one Culex quinquefasciatus strain JHB chromosome 3, VPISU_Cqui_1.0_pri_paternal, whole genome shotgun sequence genomic stretch:
- the LOC119769813 gene encoding uncharacterized protein LOC119769813: MAANCFSYIPSVEEYFAAYSTALIVLLAVLAVFLVLVTVLYVQIVKHLVRQYEPRCQKALIISNGIYLVIVALCIVALAVPVASEKMELVSVILFSWSVLALYMYIVLVAGGHDNVGNYYESNNSSLGQGGRIKRILFKLFGKYKRVRIYIIQFPIVTTILNIIQIVYYFTDVDRYYRTVYAFLPFSLTSILLYLISFSLLVSFLGPSFPDQQIKKKFQFLRLAVLVIKIQTTILEAIFRQLYFECDTFAGEAWSLYNLIKQPLIVVQISLLALATWNIYRKETKDDGGV; encoded by the exons ATGGCTGCAAACTGTTTCAGCTACATCCCCTCAGTGGAGGAGTATTTCGCCG CCTACTCGACTGCGCTCATAGTGCTACTCGCAGTTTTGGCGGTATTTCTAGTCTTGGTGACGGTACTCTACGTGCAAATAGTGAAACACCTTGTTCGGCAGTACGAGCCGCGCTGCCAAAAGGCGCTTATCATCTCCAATGGAATCTACCTG GTGATAGTGGCGCTTTGCATTGTGGCGCTTGCGGTGCCAGTGGCGTCGGAAAAAATGGAACTCGTATCGGTGATACTGTTCTCCTGGAGCGTGCTGGCGTTGTACAT GTATATCGTTTTGGTAGCAGGTGGACATGATAATGTGGGCAACTATTACGAATCAAACAACTCTAGTCTTGGTCAAGGGGGACGAATCAAACGAATTCTCTTCAAATTATT CGGAAAGTACAAAAGGGTGCGAATCTACATAATACAGTTTCCCATTGTAACAACGATATTGAACATCATTCAAATTGTGTATTATTTTACAGATGTT GACCGCTACTACCGAACCGTTTATGCCTTCCTGCCGTTTTCCCTCACATCCATCCTTTTGTATTTAATATCATTCTCTTTACTCGTAAGTTTCCTTGGACCATCTTTTCCGGATCAACAGATTAAG aaaaagtttcaatttctgcGACTAGCTGTCCTGGTGATAAAAATCCAAACAACAATCCTGGAAGCCATCTTCCGCCAGCTGTACTTTGAGTGTGACACCTTCGCCGGAGAAGCCTGGTCTCTGTACAATC TCATCAAACAACCCCTGATAGTGGTGCAAATCTCACTGCTTGCGTTGGCCACTTGGAATATCTACCGGAAGGAGACGAAGGATGACGGTGGCGTCTAA
- the LOC6035007 gene encoding arrestin domain-containing protein 17 isoform X2, translating to MFNKGICLCINGFAATYWSVKLKNELEKKRKTHFKGREDYFSTINYLVGSDVGNPLEVVAGTYRYPFSCVIPANAPASMEGRYGHIRYLVKLSLERPWKHDIVYEREMTVRGIYDLIPLFDTLSMPSQAEAMTSFYFGFTEPLVVSASISKTGFAPGDIIELTVHVNNQSSVDVRTIVMKLQRVDTFMSQIPRVDQYIERTVLEERTTSKISKRSDISFEENILVGAGIPSDVERCRIILTRYEVEIVVHPIRSRKRLVLNLPIVLGTTSIANMEAHVERVVDKQREALEGFSSPQGPSAPQSEDGPRSVEERRMIFAARTLNSMSCEESLDLENEKNCGAAPY from the exons ATGTTTAATAAAG GTATCTGTCTCTGCATAAATGGGTTCGCCGCAACCTACTGGAGCGTCAAGCTGAAAAACGAGCTGGAAAAGAAGCGCAAGACCCACTTCAAGGGCCGCGAAGACTACTTCAGCACAATAAACTACCTAGTGGGTTCGGACGTGGGAAATCCGCTGGAAGTGGTCGCCGGCACATACCGCTACCCATTTTCGTGCGTTATCCCAGCGAACGCACCGGCTTCTATGGAGGGCCGATACGGGCACATCCGGTACTTGGTGAAGCTTTCCCTGGAGCGTCCCTGGAAGCACGACATCGTGTACGAACGTGAAATGACCGTCAGGGGTATCTACGACCTGATCCCCCTCTTTGACACTTTGTCAATGCCTAGCCAAGCGGAAGCGATGACTTCGTTCTACTTTGGCTTCACTGAACCACTGGTAGTGTCCGCAAGTATCTCCAAAACGGGTTTCGCTCCGGGAGATATAATCGAGCTGACAGTGCACGTCAACAACCAGAGCAGCGTTGACGTGAGGACGATCGTCATGAAGCTACAACGGGTAGATACCTTTATGAGTCAGATACCACGTGTTGATCAGTACATCGAACGCACCGTTCTGGAGGAAAGAACAACGAGCAAAATATCCAAACGGAGTGACATTAGTTTCGAGGAAAACATCCTAGTAGGTGCCGGTATTCCAAGTGATGTCGAGCGCTGCCGGATCATCCTAACTAGGTACGAGGTAGAAATTGTTGTCCATCCGATACGTTCCCGGAAGCGACTAGTGCTGAATCTTCCGATTGTGCTCGGAACGACCAGCATAGCGAATATGGAGGCCCACGTGGAAAGGGTGGTGGACAAGCAACGGGAAGCCCTGGAAGGGTTTTCATCTCCCCAAGGACCGTCGGCTCCGCAGTCCGAGGATGGACCCAGGTCGGTAGAGGAGCGTAGAATGATTTTTGCCGCACGCACTTTAAATTCCATGTCATGCGAGGAATCACTCGACCTAGAAAATGAGAAGAACTGTGGGGCGGCACCGTACTAG
- the LOC6035007 gene encoding arrestin domain-containing protein 17 isoform X1 produces the protein MPGKDKKNDSKHIKCDIQFDGNPTGVYKPGETVSGTVELSLEKNKKFRGICLCINGFAATYWSVKLKNELEKKRKTHFKGREDYFSTINYLVGSDVGNPLEVVAGTYRYPFSCVIPANAPASMEGRYGHIRYLVKLSLERPWKHDIVYEREMTVRGIYDLIPLFDTLSMPSQAEAMTSFYFGFTEPLVVSASISKTGFAPGDIIELTVHVNNQSSVDVRTIVMKLQRVDTFMSQIPRVDQYIERTVLEERTTSKISKRSDISFEENILVGAGIPSDVERCRIILTRYEVEIVVHPIRSRKRLVLNLPIVLGTTSIANMEAHVERVVDKQREALEGFSSPQGPSAPQSEDGPRSVEERRMIFAARTLNSMSCEESLDLENEKNCGAAPY, from the exons ATGCCCGGAAAGGACAAAAAGAACGATTCCAAGCATATCAAGTGTGACATTCAGTTCGATGGAAATCCAACTGGAGTGTACAAACCGGGCGAGACAGTTTCCGGGACGGTGGAGCTCTCACTGgagaaaaataagaaatttaggG GTATCTGTCTCTGCATAAATGGGTTCGCCGCAACCTACTGGAGCGTCAAGCTGAAAAACGAGCTGGAAAAGAAGCGCAAGACCCACTTCAAGGGCCGCGAAGACTACTTCAGCACAATAAACTACCTAGTGGGTTCGGACGTGGGAAATCCGCTGGAAGTGGTCGCCGGCACATACCGCTACCCATTTTCGTGCGTTATCCCAGCGAACGCACCGGCTTCTATGGAGGGCCGATACGGGCACATCCGGTACTTGGTGAAGCTTTCCCTGGAGCGTCCCTGGAAGCACGACATCGTGTACGAACGTGAAATGACCGTCAGGGGTATCTACGACCTGATCCCCCTCTTTGACACTTTGTCAATGCCTAGCCAAGCGGAAGCGATGACTTCGTTCTACTTTGGCTTCACTGAACCACTGGTAGTGTCCGCAAGTATCTCCAAAACGGGTTTCGCTCCGGGAGATATAATCGAGCTGACAGTGCACGTCAACAACCAGAGCAGCGTTGACGTGAGGACGATCGTCATGAAGCTACAACGGGTAGATACCTTTATGAGTCAGATACCACGTGTTGATCAGTACATCGAACGCACCGTTCTGGAGGAAAGAACAACGAGCAAAATATCCAAACGGAGTGACATTAGTTTCGAGGAAAACATCCTAGTAGGTGCCGGTATTCCAAGTGATGTCGAGCGCTGCCGGATCATCCTAACTAGGTACGAGGTAGAAATTGTTGTCCATCCGATACGTTCCCGGAAGCGACTAGTGCTGAATCTTCCGATTGTGCTCGGAACGACCAGCATAGCGAATATGGAGGCCCACGTGGAAAGGGTGGTGGACAAGCAACGGGAAGCCCTGGAAGGGTTTTCATCTCCCCAAGGACCGTCGGCTCCGCAGTCCGAGGATGGACCCAGGTCGGTAGAGGAGCGTAGAATGATTTTTGCCGCACGCACTTTAAATTCCATGTCATGCGAGGAATCACTCGACCTAGAAAATGAGAAGAACTGTGGGGCGGCACCGTACTAG